The following proteins are co-located in the Longimicrobium sp. genome:
- a CDS encoding CD225/dispanin family protein, with protein sequence MALITCPDCGNQYDDSLANCPNCGRPNPAREAPRGAAGGAGAAGAGAAGGPYAGGPGGGAYAGGPGGQYAGGPGGPGGPGGYGGAPNIPNYLVQAILVTLCCCLPTGIVAIIKSSQVNSRRDQGDIAGAWAASAEAKKWCWISVGAGIVAQILLWVLWGAWILAIIGMSAAESGATNY encoded by the coding sequence ATGGCCCTGATCACCTGCCCCGATTGCGGCAACCAGTACGACGACTCCCTCGCCAACTGCCCCAACTGCGGGCGCCCGAACCCCGCGCGCGAGGCCCCGCGGGGCGCGGCCGGCGGCGCCGGTGCGGCCGGTGCCGGCGCGGCGGGCGGCCCTTACGCGGGCGGTCCCGGCGGAGGCGCCTACGCGGGCGGCCCCGGAGGCCAGTACGCCGGCGGCCCGGGCGGGCCCGGCGGGCCGGGGGGCTACGGCGGCGCGCCGAACATCCCCAACTACCTGGTGCAGGCGATCCTGGTGACGCTGTGCTGCTGCCTGCCCACCGGCATCGTCGCCATCATCAAGTCGAGCCAGGTGAACTCCCGGCGCGACCAGGGCGACATCGCCGGCGCGTGGGCGGCCTCGGCCGAGGCCAAGAAGTGGTGCTGGATCTCGGTGGGCGCGGGCATCGTCGCCCAGATCCTCCTCTGGGTGCTGTGGGGCGCCTGGATCCTGGCGATCATCGGGATGTCGGCCGCCGAGTCGGGGGCCACGAACTACTGA
- a CDS encoding FAD-dependent oxidoreductase, translating to MTDRTDRVCVVGAGSSGLAAARNLAERGFTADVLEREDDLGGNWNYGKPFARVYRSTHMISSKPFTQFPDFPMPAHFPDYPHHAQVLEYLRAYAERFGVAERIEYRTPVQRMEPVDGGRAWEVALGTGETRRYGAVVIANGHNWSPKVPGYPGAFAGETLHSAEYRTPDVFEGKRVLVVGGGNSGCDIAVEAAQHAVRAFHSTRRGYWYMPKYVLGRPADQVGDVLLKLRVPISVRRAIGAVTARLLFGPPGKNGLPRPDHRLFETHPIVNSLLPYYVQHGGVVPRPDVAAFEGKTVRFADGTAEEVDLVVFATGYHIDFPFIDRAWLNWRDGRPRLFRNVFHPELDTLFVAGLIQPDSGQFGLVHWQTRAVALFLDAARRGTPAAEAFRARRRSVDEDLGHGIRYKESTRHYLEVEHWSYLKGLKRLCRELARGLDAAPAPRPAPLAAAAR from the coding sequence GTGACCGACCGGACCGACCGGGTGTGCGTGGTGGGGGCGGGGAGCTCCGGGCTGGCGGCCGCCCGCAACCTGGCCGAGCGCGGCTTCACGGCCGACGTGCTGGAGCGCGAGGACGACCTGGGCGGCAACTGGAACTACGGGAAGCCGTTCGCGCGCGTGTACCGCTCGACGCACATGATCTCGTCGAAGCCGTTCACGCAGTTCCCCGACTTCCCCATGCCCGCCCACTTCCCCGACTACCCGCACCACGCGCAGGTGCTGGAGTACCTGCGCGCCTACGCGGAGCGCTTCGGGGTGGCGGAGCGCATCGAGTACCGCACCCCGGTGCAGCGCATGGAGCCGGTGGACGGCGGGCGCGCGTGGGAGGTGGCGCTGGGGACCGGCGAGACGCGGCGCTACGGCGCGGTGGTGATCGCGAACGGGCACAACTGGTCGCCGAAGGTCCCCGGCTACCCCGGCGCCTTCGCGGGCGAGACGCTGCACTCGGCCGAGTACCGCACGCCCGACGTGTTCGAAGGGAAGCGCGTGCTGGTGGTGGGCGGCGGCAACAGCGGGTGCGACATCGCGGTGGAGGCGGCGCAGCACGCTGTCCGGGCATTCCACAGCACCCGCCGCGGCTACTGGTACATGCCCAAGTACGTGCTGGGCAGGCCCGCCGACCAGGTGGGCGACGTGCTGCTGAAGCTGCGCGTCCCCATCTCCGTGCGCCGCGCGATCGGCGCGGTGACGGCGCGGCTGCTCTTCGGGCCGCCGGGGAAGAACGGCCTGCCCAGGCCCGACCACCGCCTCTTCGAGACGCACCCGATCGTCAACTCGCTGCTGCCGTACTACGTGCAGCACGGCGGCGTCGTCCCCAGGCCCGACGTCGCCGCGTTCGAGGGAAAGACGGTGCGCTTCGCGGACGGGACGGCCGAGGAGGTCGACCTGGTCGTCTTCGCGACCGGGTACCACATCGACTTCCCGTTCATCGACCGCGCCTGGCTCAACTGGCGGGACGGGCGGCCGCGCCTCTTCCGCAACGTCTTCCACCCGGAGCTCGACACGCTGTTCGTGGCGGGGCTCATCCAGCCCGACAGCGGCCAGTTCGGGCTGGTGCACTGGCAGACGCGGGCCGTGGCGCTCTTCCTGGACGCCGCGCGCCGGGGCACCCCCGCCGCCGAGGCGTTCCGCGCCAGGCGGAGGAGCGTGGACGAGGACCTGGGCCACGGGATCCGCTACAAGGAGTCCACCCGCCACTACCTGGAGGTGGAGCACTGGAGCTACCTCAAGGGACTCAAGCGCCTCTGCCGCGAGCTGGCGAGGGGGCTCGACGCCGCGCCGGCCCCGCGCCCGGCGCCGCTCGCCGCCGCCGCGCGCTGA